From a single Microbacterium terrisoli genomic region:
- a CDS encoding isochorismate synthase, with product MTGSPAPRLHVRTREVGLHDLAHDDLLAHTSPAAPLAWLRRGEGIVGVAPVVTRLDVGPDSPEPRAQALARAWAELAAQADIDDPVDVPGTGLVGFAALPFDERSAAGASIVVPSLIVGRRGGRAWLTSIRRDTEADADTDTDAKTLPEPIAYEPYWSATLGPGALDPDGYQSAVRGALEAIATGEAGKIVVARDLVGTVPEDADLRRLIHELSTGYPDTWTYAVDGIIGASPETLATVHDGRVTARVLAGTRPRGADATQDAASRAALTASAKDLDEHAYAVHSVVASLTGHTTGLTVDEHPFTLELPNVWHLATDVAGTLSDGATSLDLIQALHPTAAVAGTPTAAAVEAIRRLEPFDRRRYAGPVGWIDQHGDGEWAIALRCAQFDAPVGGVMPVVAHAGAGIVAGSDPESELLETRVKFRPIVDALA from the coding sequence ATGACCGGTTCGCCCGCCCCGCGTCTGCACGTGCGCACGCGTGAGGTCGGTCTGCACGACCTTGCACACGATGACCTGCTGGCCCACACCTCACCGGCCGCGCCGCTGGCATGGCTGCGCCGCGGTGAGGGGATCGTCGGCGTCGCTCCCGTGGTCACCCGGCTGGACGTCGGCCCCGACTCCCCCGAGCCGCGCGCTCAGGCTCTGGCGCGAGCGTGGGCCGAGCTGGCAGCGCAGGCCGACATCGACGACCCGGTGGATGTGCCGGGCACCGGCCTGGTCGGCTTCGCGGCGCTGCCGTTCGATGAGCGCTCGGCCGCGGGCGCATCGATCGTCGTGCCGTCGCTGATCGTCGGCCGGCGCGGCGGTCGGGCCTGGCTCACGAGCATCCGACGGGACACCGAGGCCGACGCCGACACCGACACCGACGCGAAGACCCTTCCCGAGCCGATCGCCTACGAGCCCTATTGGTCGGCGACGCTCGGGCCCGGAGCCCTCGACCCCGACGGGTACCAGTCGGCCGTCCGCGGCGCGCTCGAGGCGATCGCGACCGGCGAGGCCGGCAAGATCGTCGTCGCGCGCGACCTCGTGGGCACGGTGCCCGAAGACGCCGACCTGCGCCGACTCATCCACGAGTTGAGCACGGGCTACCCCGACACCTGGACATATGCCGTCGACGGCATCATCGGTGCGAGCCCCGAGACCCTGGCCACCGTGCACGACGGCCGCGTCACCGCGCGGGTACTCGCCGGCACGCGTCCGCGCGGGGCCGATGCGACGCAGGATGCCGCGTCCCGCGCAGCCCTCACCGCAAGCGCGAAGGACCTCGACGAGCACGCGTACGCGGTGCACAGCGTCGTCGCGTCGCTGACCGGACACACCACCGGGCTGACCGTCGACGAGCATCCCTTCACGCTCGAACTGCCCAACGTGTGGCACCTGGCCACCGACGTGGCCGGCACGCTGTCGGACGGGGCGACCTCGCTGGATCTGATCCAGGCGCTGCACCCCACCGCTGCCGTCGCCGGCACCCCGACCGCTGCGGCGGTCGAGGCGATCCGCCGGCTCGAGCCGTTCGACCGGCGCCGGTATGCGGGGCCGGTCGGGTGGATCGACCAGCACGGCGACGGCGAGTGGGCGATAGCGCTGCGCTGCGCGCAGTTCGACGCGCCCGTCGGCGGCGTCATGCCGGTGGTCGCACATGCCGGAGCGGGCATCGTGGCCGGCAGCGACCCCGAGTCCGAGCTGCTGGAAACCCGCGTGAAGTTCCGCCCGATCGTCGACGCCCTGGCCTGA
- a CDS encoding ArsR/SmtB family transcription factor — MDESTHRRTVTVADPSALRALAHPLRLQIIGALREDGPQTVGSLSDRLDAAPGSISYHLGTLERHGMVEQAPELARDGRESWWRASAELTTFDPVRLRRDPAQRTAARAMRQAFVQGYTADQLSYLEHEDELDEEWVAAATISDDLAWLTAQQLHELTAELDEVVARWHERGDRERAGAAPVRIIYSAYRRP; from the coding sequence ATGGACGAATCCACGCACCGCCGCACGGTCACGGTCGCCGACCCCTCCGCGCTGCGTGCGCTGGCGCACCCGCTGCGCCTGCAGATCATCGGCGCGCTGCGCGAGGACGGGCCGCAGACGGTCGGCTCCCTCAGCGACCGGCTCGACGCGGCGCCCGGGTCGATCAGCTATCACCTCGGCACGCTCGAGCGACACGGCATGGTCGAGCAGGCGCCCGAACTCGCCCGCGACGGCCGCGAGAGCTGGTGGCGTGCGAGCGCCGAGCTGACCACGTTCGATCCCGTCCGGCTGCGCCGCGACCCCGCGCAGCGCACGGCCGCCCGCGCGATGCGACAGGCGTTCGTGCAGGGGTACACCGCAGATCAGCTCTCCTACCTCGAGCACGAAGACGAGCTCGACGAGGAATGGGTCGCTGCCGCCACCATCAGCGACGACCTGGCATGGCTCACCGCCCAGCAGCTGCACGAGCTCACCGCGGAGCTTGACGAGGTCGTCGCCCGCTGGCACGAGCGCGGTGATCGCGAGCGCGCCGGCGCCGCTCCCGTGCGCATCATCTACTCGGCGTACCGGCGGCCATGA
- a CDS encoding MFS transporter: MSAASAITTRRRTPIVALLAAGGISRAGNAITVVAVPLIALQISNTPLAIAAAGIAATLPLVIGGVVGGAVVDRLGFRRASIIADAASGATVLAVPLLAAADALSFGALLALVFLSNLLDAPGEAARSSQIPELSALARMPLDRVAAMQATVERSATMAGAALAGLLVALTGPAPTMLVDGATFAVAIVLTVAFVPRVALDDAETDRGLGWRAMTAGIRFILRTPLMRAVVAMVVVTNAIDTAGLTVLQPLYAKGLGHNGAELGIMIACFSGGALAGAGLYGIIGDRVPRHGLLIVLFLLAGPPPYLALMLEPPFAVVAVVLAVTGLAAGPLNPMLDAALYRIVPAGIRARVLGALTAGVTAAMPLGSLLAGIGVDALGLTAALGLAALLYATTILCTGFGRRWRGF, translated from the coding sequence ATGAGCGCGGCATCCGCCATCACCACACGTCGCCGCACCCCCATCGTGGCGCTGCTGGCGGCCGGCGGCATCTCGCGTGCCGGCAACGCGATCACCGTGGTCGCCGTACCCCTGATCGCCCTGCAGATCTCGAACACCCCGCTCGCCATCGCCGCGGCCGGGATCGCCGCGACGCTGCCGCTGGTGATCGGCGGCGTCGTCGGCGGCGCCGTGGTCGATCGACTCGGTTTTCGCCGGGCGAGCATCATCGCCGACGCGGCCAGCGGCGCCACCGTGCTCGCCGTTCCGCTGCTGGCGGCAGCCGATGCGCTGAGCTTCGGCGCGCTGCTCGCGCTGGTGTTCCTCTCGAACCTGCTCGACGCACCCGGCGAAGCCGCGCGCTCGAGTCAGATTCCCGAACTGTCGGCCCTGGCCCGCATGCCGCTTGATCGCGTCGCCGCGATGCAGGCCACCGTCGAGCGCAGCGCGACGATGGCGGGCGCGGCGCTCGCGGGGCTGCTGGTGGCCCTCACCGGTCCCGCTCCCACGATGCTTGTCGACGGCGCGACATTCGCGGTCGCCATCGTCCTCACCGTCGCGTTCGTACCGCGGGTCGCACTCGACGACGCCGAGACGGACCGCGGTCTGGGGTGGCGGGCGATGACCGCCGGCATCCGCTTCATCCTCCGGACCCCTCTGATGCGCGCCGTGGTCGCGATGGTGGTGGTCACGAACGCCATCGACACGGCGGGGCTCACGGTGCTGCAGCCCCTGTATGCCAAGGGCCTCGGTCACAACGGCGCGGAGCTCGGGATCATGATCGCCTGCTTCTCGGGCGGAGCGCTGGCGGGCGCCGGGTTGTACGGCATCATCGGCGACCGGGTCCCTCGTCATGGCCTGCTGATCGTCCTGTTCCTGCTCGCCGGTCCCCCGCCGTATCTCGCGTTAATGCTCGAGCCGCCGTTCGCCGTTGTGGCCGTGGTGCTCGCCGTGACCGGCCTTGCCGCCGGTCCCTTGAACCCGATGCTGGACGCCGCGCTGTATCGCATCGTGCCGGCGGGCATCCGGGCGCGCGTGCTCGGAGCGCTGACCGCCGGCGTCACCGCCGCGATGCCGTTGGGAAGCCTTCTGGCCGGCATCGGCGTCGACGCACTGGGTCTGACCGCGGCCCTGGGCCTGGCGGCCCTGCTGTATGCCACGACGATCCTGTGCACCGGGTTCGGCCGCCGCTGGCGCGGCTTCTGA
- a CDS encoding ABC transporter permease, with protein sequence MTTIAPALAVRRAGWFTQTGQVLRRWLIVSIRQVWGPAMSLIQPVIWIVLFGQVFHALGALPQFGGAGYIDYLVPGILMMTVLYSGAWAGTGYIDDINSGVMDQYLTSPISRSAIITGQLVQQLIVGVAQSLVVLGIGALAGARYPGGAGGMLVALAVATVLAAIFCCASTGVALISRNQIALISLSQLIVLPATFLSTTMMPAALMPDWVQSVSRGNPMTWAVELGRGGLTGVYPDAAWWQLGGLVLLAALAFTWAVRSLRAYQRSI encoded by the coding sequence ATGACCACGATCGCTCCGGCCCTCGCGGTGCGCCGCGCGGGCTGGTTCACCCAGACCGGCCAGGTGCTGCGCCGGTGGCTGATCGTCTCGATCCGGCAGGTGTGGGGTCCGGCGATGAGCCTCATCCAGCCGGTGATCTGGATCGTGCTGTTTGGGCAGGTCTTCCACGCACTGGGCGCCCTGCCGCAGTTCGGCGGGGCAGGCTACATCGACTATCTGGTGCCGGGCATCCTCATGATGACGGTGCTGTACTCCGGCGCCTGGGCGGGCACCGGGTACATCGACGACATCAATTCAGGCGTCATGGACCAGTACCTCACCTCACCCATCTCGCGCTCGGCGATCATCACGGGTCAGCTCGTGCAACAGCTGATCGTGGGCGTGGCCCAGTCGCTGGTCGTGCTCGGGATCGGCGCGCTGGCCGGAGCACGCTACCCGGGGGGCGCGGGCGGGATGCTGGTGGCGCTGGCCGTGGCGACGGTGCTGGCGGCGATCTTCTGCTGTGCGTCCACCGGCGTCGCGCTGATCTCGCGCAACCAGATCGCGCTGATCAGCCTGTCGCAATTGATCGTGCTGCCGGCCACGTTCCTGTCGACCACGATGATGCCGGCGGCGCTCATGCCCGACTGGGTGCAGTCGGTCTCGCGCGGGAACCCGATGACCTGGGCCGTCGAGCTCGGCCGCGGCGGCCTGACGGGCGTCTATCCGGACGCGGCGTGGTGGCAGCTCGGCGGGCTCGTGCTGCTGGCGGCGCTCGCATTCACCTGGGCGGTGCGGTCGCTGCGCGCCTACCAGCGCTCGATCTGA